In Erigeron canadensis isolate Cc75 chromosome 1, C_canadensis_v1, whole genome shotgun sequence, a single window of DNA contains:
- the LOC122585291 gene encoding protein ALP1-like, producing MNPFFNNPLFLDNHGSTPPNFQSDSSSSDETDRYINLFTMVHYAIQQDVRNTASSSRTRLFVKIALDLENNFSFFKRKIDARGRWGFSALQRCTSAVRQLGYGSNPDSLDDYLNMSERSSRETLNAFCDGVIKLYRHEYLRRPTRTDTQRILDHHASYHGFPGMLGSLDCTHWAWDNCPVAWRGQYTRGNHHGPTISLEAIASQDCWIWHAYFGVAGSNNDINVLNQSPLFNPFEDGTAPLVPFTVNGTEYRYPYYLVDGIYPRYAMFVKTIQHPTGEKRIRYAKAQEAARKDVERAFGIIKKKWKILREPARQMEETSIRKIMYACYILHNMILKDEDHAISPDYIQDPPVAPQPSDEQLLRYMTQAFTKILRWISLTIFIAHSSRASIVMLVKVMTHQTFNVVLNHLIVPRP from the exons atgaaccctttcttcaacaatccttTATTTCTTGATAATCACGGCTCAACACCCCCAAATTTTCAATCGGATTCGAGTTCATCCGACGAGACGGACCGTTATATCAATCTATTCACAATGGTGCATTATGCAATTCAACAAGATGTCCGCAATACTGCCTCCTCTTCAAGAAC ACGGTTGTTTGTGAAGATAGCTTtagatttggaaaacaattttagtttttttaagagGAAGATCGACGCGCGTGGTAGATGGGGGTTTTCGGCTTTACAGAGATGCACATCTGCAGTTCGCCAGTTAGGCTATGGTAGTAATCCCGATAGTTTAGATGATTACCTAAATATGTCGGAAAGATCGTCACGTGAAACCCTTAATGCTTTTTGTGATGGAGTCATTAAGTTATATCGGCATGAATACTTGCGTAGGCCAACGCGTACTGATACACAACgcattcttgatcatcatgcgTCTTACCATGGTTTCCCCGGCATGTTAG ggagtcttgattgtacacactggGCTTGGGATAATTGTCCAGTAGCTTGGCGTGGTCAGTACACGCGAGGTAACCATCACGGGCCGACGATATCGCTTGAAGCAATTGCTTCACAGGATTGTTGGATTTGGCACGCATACTTTGGTGTTgccggttcaaacaacgacattaatgtgttgaaccaatctcctTTGTTCAACCCTTTTGAAGACGGCACAGCACCGTTGGTTCCTTTCACTGTAAATGGAACCGAATATCGGTACCCGTATTATCTAGTGGATGGGATCTACCCAAGATATGCGATGTTTGTGAAAACGATACAGCATCCAACCGGTGAGAAAAGGATTCGGTATGCTAAGGCACAGGAGGCTGCAAGGAAGGACGTAGAGCGAGCTTTtggtattattaaaaaaaagtggaaaATACTTAGAGAACCGGCACGACAAATGGAAGAAACCTCCATCCGTAAGATCATGTATGCGTGTTATATTCTTCATAACATGATTTTAAAGGACGAGGACCACGCTATAAGTCCTGATTACATTCAGGATCCCCCAGTTGCGCCACAGCCATCGGATGAACAACTTTTGAGATATATGACTCAAGCGTTCACGAAGATCTTAagatggatctcattgaccatattcatcgcACATTCATCCCGAGCATCGATC GTTATGTTAGTAAAAGTCATGACACATCAAACCTTTAACGTAGTTTTGAATCATCTTATTGTTCCAAGACCATAA
- the LOC122585277 gene encoding uncharacterized protein LOC122585277: protein MSRSDELKTMKWINARLKKINKPFVKSIKSSDGDIIDCVLFNLQPTFDLPEIKEKMNLDPPEMPKGHDSTTMETEIKQLWSSKGESCPNGTIPIRRTTASDVLRSMSISKSVKKVGRKGFSGAQDHEHATGYVTDGKFYGTKALMNVWKPYVAKYYDFSLSQIWVSSDVPTHDVQTVEAGWHAVPILYQDNNPRIFIYWTPNSYRSGCYNLQCPGFVQTNTRIALGAAIYPFSTYNDKQYDIAFLIWKDIKSGDWWLKAGSEMIGYWPQTLFTDLRDHATSIEYGGEVYSRNLHNHTSTQMGSGHFPNEGFGKAAYARNLEIVNEDNTLNPVPNLKAIADKPNCYGVKSGYSKTWGNYIFFGGPGNNPNCP, encoded by the exons ATGTCAAGAAGTGATGAGTTGAAGACGATGAAGTGGATTAATGCCCGTCTTAAGAAAATCAACAAACCTTTTGTTAAGTCAATTAAG AGTTCAGATGGAGACATAATCGATTGTGTTTTATTTAATCTTCAGCCAACATTTGATCTCCCGGAGATCAAAGAAAAAATGAACTTG GATCCACCTGAGATGCCAAAAGGACATGATAGTACTACAATGGAAACAGAGATCAAGCAGTTATGGAGTTCAAAGGGTGAATCATGCCCAAATGGCACAATTCCTATTAGAAGAACAACTGCAAGCGACGTTTTGAGATCCATGTCAATTTCTAAATCGGTAAAGAAAGTTGGTAGAAAAGGCTTCTCGGGTGCTCAAGACCATGAG CATGCAACAGGGTATGTAACAGATGGAAAATTCTATGGAACAAAAGCACTTATGAATGTATGGAAACCATATGTTGCTAAATACTATGATTTTAGCCTTTCACAAATTTGGGTTTCTTCTGATGTTCCAACTCATGATGTCCAAACTGTTGAAGCTGGTTGGCAT GCTGTACCAATTCTATACCAAGATAATAATCCAAGGATATTCATTTACTGGACT cCTAACAGCTATCGATCAGGCTGCTACAATTTGCAATGTCCGGGATTTGTTCAAACCAATACTAGAATTGCCCTTGGAGCTGCGATATATCCATTTTCAACATATAACGATAAGCAATATGATATCGCCTTCTTGATCTGGAAG GACATAAAGAGTGGCGACTGGTGGTTAAAGGCGGGAAGTGAAATGATAGGATACTGGCCCCAGACTTTATTCACAGACCTTCGTGATCACGCAACGTCAATAGAATATGGAGGAGAAGTGTATTCACGGAACTTGCATAATCATACATCGACCCAAATGGGCAGCGGTCACTTCCCAAATGAAGGGTTTGGTAAAGCAGCATATGCCAGAAACTTGGAAATAGTTAATGAGGATAACACCTTAAATCCAGTGCCTAATTTGAAAGCGATAGCTGATAAACCCAATTGTTATGGTGTTAAAAGCGGGTATAGTAAAACTTGGGGTAATTATATCTTTTTTGGAGGACCTGGAAATAATCCAAACTGTCCCTAA